From a region of the Castanea sativa cultivar Marrone di Chiusa Pesio chromosome 10, ASM4071231v1 genome:
- the LOC142611718 gene encoding protein NONRESPONDING TO OXYLIPINS 2, mitochondrial-like isoform X2, with the protein MASACNRFASRTSLSSIKSAIRSSVRTSPSFTKSATSIPLRRFSLSRIPVELGGVQSLLPLHSAVATARMTSCLSTTSRICRALSQEWLIRFPTFRHQEPNKKRITIYPFHSFPFPINKWS; encoded by the exons ATGGCTTCAGCTTGCAACAGATTCGCGAGCAGAACATCCCTATCGTCCATCAAATCCGCCATCAGATCCAGCGTCCGTACATCCCCGAGCTTCACCAAATCCGCCACTTCCATTCCTCTTCGCCGATTCTCACTCTCCCG AATTCCAGTGGAATTAGGAGGCGTACAGTCACTGTTGCCACTTCACAGTGCGGTGGCGACGGCGAGAATGACGTCGTGCCTGAGCACAACATCGAGGATTTGCCGAGCGCTTTCACAGG AATGGCTGATCCGTTTCCCAACTTTCCGTCATCAAGAACCAAACAAGAAGAGGATCACTATCTAtccttttcattcctttccttTCCCAATAAATAA ATGGAGTTGA
- the LOC142613335 gene encoding WAT1-related protein At5g47470-like → MELLKRDLLEDVVIIGGLIGVQIVYAGNSVLLSYLMALGLESFTIVIFSTFATFLILSPIAIYFERDRWPKKLNSRLIIQLILISFGGVTLFQSLFLKGINLTSPAMATAMPNLAPGLIFVIAWAFRLERVKLSCVYSKVKIVGTCLCVVGALTMSIMQSTGVPTKESPLTSPSSPVFDKQKIIGCLYLIAAVFVLSSNVVLQATTMVEFPAPISLCAITSLIGVTITAAIQLIQDHKIETGWPLVSVGNLVGYSLLAGAVSGSCISFNNWAMKKRGPVLVSTFSPVSTVCSIIFSIATLGETVNIGSLAGMFLMFTGLYFVLWAKGKEGYYEGDGPESEFDAEKPLLS, encoded by the exons ATGGAGCTGCTGAAGAGGGATTTATTAGAAGATGTTGTAATAATAGGGGGGTTGATAGGGGTGCAAATTGTGTATGCAGGAAACTCTGTGTTGCTAAGTTATCTTATGGCTCTGGGCCTTGAATCTTTCACCATTGTTATTTTCTCTACCTTTGCTACCTTCCTCATTCTCTCCCCCATTGCCATTTATTTTGAAAG GGATAGGTGGCCCAAGAAACTCAACTCGAGGTTGATAATTCAGCTGATTTTGATCTCCTTTGGAGG GGTAACTTTATTCCAGTCCCTGTTCCTAAAGGGGATCAATCTAACTTCTCCAGCAATGGCAACAGCCATGCCAAACCTTGCTCCAGGGCTTATCTTCGTCATTGCTTGGGCTTTTAG ATTAGAGAGAGTGAAACTTAGTTGCGTGTACAGCAAAGTGAAGATTGTAGGTACGTGCCTGTGCGTTGTAGGTGCTCTCACAATGAGCATAATGCAGAGCACTGGCGTTCCAACAAAAGAGTCTCCATTAACATCTCCCTCATCACCAGTCtttgataaacaaaaaattatcgGTTGCCTCTACCTCATCGCTGCAGTTTTTGTATTATCCAGCAATGTTGTATTGCAG GCTACAACAATGGTTGAGTTTCCAGCACCAATATCCTTGTGTGCAATAACATCCTTGATCGGTGTGACTATAACTGCAGCTATCCAATTAATTCAAGATCACAAAATTGAAACCGGTTGGCCACTTGTGAGCGTTGGAAACTTGGTTGGCTATTCTCTACTG gCAGGTGCTGTAAGTGGATCATGTATAAGCTTCAACAATTGGGCCATGAAAAAAAGAGGGCCGGTCTTGGTGTCCACATTTAGCCCCGTCAGTACAGTCTGCTCAATCATTTTCTCTATAGCCACCTTAGGAGAAACCGTTAATATTGGAAG CCTTGCTGGTATGTTCCTCATGTTCACTGGCCTTTACTTTGTGCTTTGGGCTAAAGGAAAAGAAGGTTATTATGAGGGGGATGGCCCCGAAAGTGAGTTCGATGCAGAGAAGCCTCTATTAAGTTAA
- the LOC142611718 gene encoding protein NONRESPONDING TO OXYLIPINS 2, mitochondrial-like isoform X3, with amino-acid sequence MASACNRFASRTSLSSIKSAIRSSVRTSPSFTKSATSIPLRRFSLSRIPVELGGVQSLLPLHSAVATARMTSCLSTTSRICRALSQGTLCCTSPGL; translated from the exons ATGGCTTCAGCTTGCAACAGATTCGCGAGCAGAACATCCCTATCGTCCATCAAATCCGCCATCAGATCCAGCGTCCGTACATCCCCGAGCTTCACCAAATCCGCCACTTCCATTCCTCTTCGCCGATTCTCACTCTCCCG AATTCCAGTGGAATTAGGAGGCGTACAGTCACTGTTGCCACTTCACAGTGCGGTGGCGACGGCGAGAATGACGTCGTGCCTGAGCACAACATCGAGGATTTGCCGAGCGCTTTCACAGGGTACACTCTGCTGCACCTCTCCAGGCCTctaa
- the LOC142611718 gene encoding protein NONRESPONDING TO OXYLIPINS 2, mitochondrial-like isoform X6 has product MASACNRFASRTSLSSIKSAIRSSVRTSPSFTKSATSIPLRRFSLSRIPVELGGVQSLLPLHSAVATARMTSCLSTTSRICRALSQGT; this is encoded by the exons ATGGCTTCAGCTTGCAACAGATTCGCGAGCAGAACATCCCTATCGTCCATCAAATCCGCCATCAGATCCAGCGTCCGTACATCCCCGAGCTTCACCAAATCCGCCACTTCCATTCCTCTTCGCCGATTCTCACTCTCCCG AATTCCAGTGGAATTAGGAGGCGTACAGTCACTGTTGCCACTTCACAGTGCGGTGGCGACGGCGAGAATGACGTCGTGCCTGAGCACAACATCGAGGATTTGCCGAGCGCTTTCACAGG GCACATAA
- the LOC142614062 gene encoding putative pentatricopeptide repeat-containing protein At5g47460 translates to MQQSVLKSVQKCLQKQKHSQLLLTKFISTYFDSWNNLILALAQGSSNTELALYEASCELNYGTKPNAYALVHFVRASTNLGYYSYGYQLHSYILRSGFVSNVFVSAALVRLYVKDSLSDAHKLFAEIPQPSVVSWNTLICGYVHCGRFRKALDLFVQLERSDIFADSFTFTAALAACGQLCFLQLGKSIHTKIVKFGVQCSIFVANCLIDMYGKCGDVDSAILVFNKMKDKDTISWNSVIAASARNGLLVQAFGFLQQMPNPDTISYNELINGLAHFGDIEDAIRIMSTMPSPNSSSWNSIITGYVNRDRAREALNFFCRMHSKDIEMDQFTFSSILSGIASLSALTWGMLIHCCTIKCGLGTSIVVGSALVDVYSKCGRVKNAELMFQSLPIKNLVTWNAMISGFALNGDSTKVIQLFEQLKMERDVKPDGITFLNVLSACSHNQVSLEIATQYFESMMEDYGIEPTAEHCCSMIRLMGQRGEVWRAERMIFELGFGSCGLVWRALLGACGACGNLKVARTAASMVLKLEGDDDYVYVMLSNIYAFHGKWGHVREVRESMRKKQVRKEAGRSWIVVDNVNANLSFLR, encoded by the coding sequence ATGCAACAATCTGTCTTAAAGAGTGTCCAAAAGTgcttacaaaaacaaaaacattccCAACTACTACTAACAAAATTCATTAGTACATATTTTGACTCATGGAACAATCTCATTTTGGCACTAGCCCAAGGTAGCTCCAACACAGAGTTGGCCTTATATGAGGCCTCTTGTGAGCTCAACTATGGCACCAAACCAAATGCTTATGCTTTGGTTCACTTTGTCCGAGCTTCTACGAACCTGGGCTACTACTCTTATGGCTACCAGCTCCATAGCTACATTCTACGATCTGGGTTTGTTTCCAATGTCTTTGTCTCCGCTGCTCTTGTCAGATTGTATGTAAAAGACTCATTGAGTGACGCCCACAAATTGTTCGCTGAAATTCCTCAACCAAGTGTGGTTTCTTGGAATACTTTGATTTGTGGGTACGTGCACTGTGGGCGGTTTAGAAAGGCATTGGATTTGTTTGTTCAGCTGGAAAGGTCTGACATTTTTGCAGACTCGTTTACATTTACGGCTGCTTTAGCTGCTTGTGGCCAATTGTGTTTTTTGCAACTAGGTAAGTCAATTCACACCAAGATAGTGAAATTTGGTGTACAATGTAGCATTTTTGTTGCCAATTGCTTGATTGATATGTATGGGAAATGTGGTGATGTTGATAGTGCAATCCTTGTGTTTAACAAGATGAAAGACAAGGATACTATTTCTTGGAATTCAGTTATAGCAGCAAGTGCTAGAAATGGATTGTTAGTTCAAGCATTTGGCTTTTTGCAGCAGATGCCTAACCCTGACACAATCTCATACAACGAACTGATAAACGGTTTGGCTCATTTTGGTGACATAGAAGATGCCATTCGTATTATGTCAACCATGCCAAGTCCAAATTCATCTTCCTGGAATTCAATAATAACAGGTTATGTAAACCGAGATAGAGCACGAGAAGCTCTGAACTTTTTCTGTAGAATGCACTCAAAGGACATAGAAATGGATCAGTTCACATTTTCAAGCATCTTAAGTGGAATTGCTAGTCTATCAGCTTTAACATGGGGGATGCTGATTCATTGTTGTACAATAAAATGCGGTTTGGGTACATCCATAGTTGTGGGAAGCGCTTTAGTTGATGTGTACTCCAAATGTGGAAGGGTAAAGAATGCTGAGTTGATGTTTCAGTCACTACCCATAAAGAACTTGGTAACGTGGAATGCAATGATATCTGGCTTTGCACTAAATGGTGATTCTACAAAAGTGATCCAACTCTTTGAGCAGCTAAAAATGGAGAGGGATGTGAAACCAGATGGAATCACATTTCTTAATGTTTTATCTGCATGTTCACATAACCAAGTGTCATTAGAAATTGCTACCCAATACTTTGAATCAATGATGGAGGATTATGGGATTGAACCAACTGCTGAGCATTGTTGTTCTATGATTCGGCTTATGGGACAAAGGGGGGAGGTGTGGAGAGCAGAGAGGATGATCTTTGAACTTGGTTTTGGGTCATGTGGATTGGTCTGGAGGGCTTTGCTTGGTGCTTGTGGGGCTTGTGGGAATCTGAAGGTTGCAAGGACTGCAGCTTCAATGGTTTTAAAGTTGGAAGGTGATGATGATTATGTATATGTTATGCTATCTAATATATATGCATTCCATGGAAAATGGGGACATGTAAGGGAAGTCAGGGAGTCAATGAGGAAGAAACAGGTGAGAAAAGAAGCTGGTCGTAGTTGGATTGTGGTGGATAATGTTAATGCAAATCTTTCCTTCTTGCGATGA
- the LOC142612017 gene encoding uncharacterized protein LOC142612017 — translation MWLVDKGCREVVKGVWQASVDGVEDTKVLRKLAMCGKELTRWSQKCFGNIRKELAKKRKELAWVERLALQGSCATHLITIQKELNSLMDKEERMWRQRSRSLYLKDRGRNTRFFHCRATLRKR, via the coding sequence ATGTGGTTAGTAGATAAGGGTTGTAGGGAAGTAGTTAAAGGAGTGTGGCAAGCTAGTGTGGATGGGGTCGAAGATACTAAAGTGCTGAGGAAGCTAGCAATGTGTGGGAAGGAATTAACTAGATGGAGTCAAAAGTGTTTTGGCAATATTCGAAAAGAGTTAGCAAAGAAGCGGAAGGAATTGGCATGGGTTGAGAGACTAGCACTACAAGGGAGCTGTGCAACTCATTTGATAACTATTCAAAAAGAGCTAAATTCCCTCATGGATAAGGAAGAGCGCATGTGGAGGCAGAGGTCAAGATCTCTGTACCTAAAAGATAGGGGTAGAAATACACGGTTCTTCCATTGTCGAGCCACTCTAAGGAAGCGTTGA
- the LOC142611718 gene encoding protein NONRESPONDING TO OXYLIPINS 2, mitochondrial-like isoform X4, with the protein MASACNRFASRTSLSSIKSAIRSSVRTSPSFTKSATSIPLRRFSLSRIPVELGGVQSLLPLHSAVATARMTSCLSTTSRICRALSQELGQSVPR; encoded by the exons ATGGCTTCAGCTTGCAACAGATTCGCGAGCAGAACATCCCTATCGTCCATCAAATCCGCCATCAGATCCAGCGTCCGTACATCCCCGAGCTTCACCAAATCCGCCACTTCCATTCCTCTTCGCCGATTCTCACTCTCCCG AATTCCAGTGGAATTAGGAGGCGTACAGTCACTGTTGCCACTTCACAGTGCGGTGGCGACGGCGAGAATGACGTCGTGCCTGAGCACAACATCGAGGATTTGCCGAGCGCTTTCACAGG AGCTTGGGCAGTCGGTTCCAAGGTGA
- the LOC142611718 gene encoding protein NONRESPONDING TO OXYLIPINS 2, mitochondrial-like isoform X1 has translation MASACNRFASRTSLSSIKSAIRSSVRTSPSFTKSATSIPLRRFSLSRIPVELGGVQSLLPLHSAVATARMTSCLSTTSRICRALSQEWLIRFPTFRHQEPNKKRITIYPFHSFPFPINKAQCFLWKMKLNSCQQ, from the exons ATGGCTTCAGCTTGCAACAGATTCGCGAGCAGAACATCCCTATCGTCCATCAAATCCGCCATCAGATCCAGCGTCCGTACATCCCCGAGCTTCACCAAATCCGCCACTTCCATTCCTCTTCGCCGATTCTCACTCTCCCG AATTCCAGTGGAATTAGGAGGCGTACAGTCACTGTTGCCACTTCACAGTGCGGTGGCGACGGCGAGAATGACGTCGTGCCTGAGCACAACATCGAGGATTTGCCGAGCGCTTTCACAGG AATGGCTGATCCGTTTCCCAACTTTCCGTCATCAAGAACCAAACAAGAAGAGGATCACTATCTAtccttttcattcctttccttTCCCAATAAATAA gGCACAATGTTTCCTATGGAAAATGAAGCTTAATTCTTGCCAGCAGTAG
- the LOC142611718 gene encoding protein NONRESPONDING TO OXYLIPINS 2, mitochondrial-like isoform X5, which translates to MASACNRFASRTSLSSIKSAIRSSVRTSPSFTKSATSIPLRRFSLSRIPVELGGVQSLLPLHSAVATARMTSCLSTTSRICRALSQDGVDGT; encoded by the exons ATGGCTTCAGCTTGCAACAGATTCGCGAGCAGAACATCCCTATCGTCCATCAAATCCGCCATCAGATCCAGCGTCCGTACATCCCCGAGCTTCACCAAATCCGCCACTTCCATTCCTCTTCGCCGATTCTCACTCTCCCG AATTCCAGTGGAATTAGGAGGCGTACAGTCACTGTTGCCACTTCACAGTGCGGTGGCGACGGCGAGAATGACGTCGTGCCTGAGCACAACATCGAGGATTTGCCGAGCGCTTTCACAGG ATGGAGTTGATGGTACGTGA